The following coding sequences lie in one Apium graveolens cultivar Ventura chromosome 1, ASM990537v1, whole genome shotgun sequence genomic window:
- the LOC141670284 gene encoding uncharacterized protein LOC141670284, with protein MPRNCKEHVQTANVLRITGPLPSAAPAAQPRARTFNMTMKDVVQNADVVADMLDINLVEVKVLMDSGATRSFIAESVISILKCVAYPLEPNLIREVANQERVTAKRICPICDRVIEGQHFSANLILFKLGEFDVLLGMDWFSNHYVQIECRSKKVKLETKDGIEVIFKGKKKEKKFLMAIQTKRLL; from the coding sequence ATGCCAAGGAACTGTAAGGAGCATGTTCAGACGGCGAATGTGCTTAGGATTACTGGACCATTGCCCTCTGCAGCACCAGCAGCTCAGCCAAGGGCAAGAAcgttcaacatgacaatgaaagatgttgtACAGAATGCGGATGTGGTGGCAGATATGCTTGATATAAACTTGGTAGAAGTTaaagtgttaatggattctggagcaactagatccttTATTGCTGAAAGTGTTATTTCTATATTAAAGTGTGTTGCATACCCTCTCGAACCTAATTTGATTAGAGAAGTAGCGAATCAAGAAAGGGTTACTGCCAAGAGAATCTGTCCCATTTGCGATCGGGTTATAGAAGGTCAGCACTTTTCCGCTAACTTAATTctttttaagttaggagaattcgacgttctattagggatggattggttttCAAACCACTATGTACAAATTGAATGTAGaagcaagaaagtgaaattaGAGACCAAGGATGGTattgaagtgatattcaaaggaaagaagaAAGAGAAGAAGTTTCTAATGGCTATACAAACGAAGAGACTGTTATGA